The DNA region ctttacagttttaaaaaagagacaaaactgaTCTACGTAAGAACAGTGAGCTTCCACTTGATGGCGTTTCTCATCTTTGGTGGCGTCGGGACGTCGGCAGCTACGAAGACAAAGATGAGAAAAATCAGAGGAAACAGAtgatgtttcctcctctgcagagcctGAAAATGACTCTTCAAAGATCCCAAGCGGCTTTAAAATTAACAGCGTGTTTGCTCTCACAGGGCACACGTCAGACACACCAAATAAAAGAAGTTGAGCAAACAGACCTGTGAGTGTTTAAACAATGAGAGGACAAACAGTCATTGAACAGGAGACATTCTGCTGACCTTGTTGCGAAGCTGTaggtcgctgctgctgctggaaagaAGCCGTGATGCTGTTTGCAGTCGAGTTCGGTCCAGTGAGCTGAAAAGCAAGAACAAGACCAcagttaaattaaaaatgaaaaaaaaactccaaaccAAGATGAGTAACGCTGCGTTCTCCCTGCCAGCATGTTGACAGCTTCACTCTGATTTTGCTCTTTCGTCGCTGCttgtccaaacaaatctgcCATGGATGCACTTTACTTACCGGAGCCTGATTGTTCTGCAGGCCTTCAGGCCACACCTCAGGAGCTGccgcctccagcagctgcagagcctcCTCGTAGgccagctgcagcttctcgGCCTGTTTGTCGAACTGGAACAGCACCAGGGCCTTCAGCAGGCTGTGCACCTCCTCTGCAGGGCGACAAATGAGCCTCAGTCACACTGGATGAACGACCTCCAGCAAGGAGAACTGAACGCTGACTCTGTGAGTTTGTGTCCTGTAAATGCTGATTAAATGCCTCTCCAGAATAAcaccacatttcccatcatccctGAATGCTTCATACCATTTCACTGCCAGACTGAACACTCCTGAATTTTGGTGATTTTgcgacaaacagacaaaacttcACCTTATTTTTTGCgtcaaatcaaacacaaacaagtgtCAGAGCTGATGAAGAGTCTCTGAGTTTCTGTACCTCTCATCTTGTCCACCGTGGTCATGATCTCACCCAGAGCGTGCATCAGCGCTCTGTCCTCCATCGGGCTTCCTTCCTTCAGACTAAGCTTCTTCCGCTCTGCTTTGCGACGGTTCTTTGATGATCTCCTGGAGGCGAACAGCAGACCAGCAACGTGGAAATCACCAGAAGCAGAGCAACAgtttttaggtgtgtgtgtgtgtgtgtgtgtgtgtgtgtgtgtcttacgaGGAGATGCGGGAGTTACTGTGGGAGTATTTGGAGCCGGTCATCACGCTGCTGGCCTCGGAGTAAAGCTCAGCATCAGGGCAGTCTGGACCATCTTCATCtgatgaagaggacagagaCGATTACAGCAAATGGTGGTGACATGATGGAAcatatgaagcatccagacCACAAACAGCTGAGCATTTTTCTGAAGGTTTTAACCTTAAAAAAATCCCTCTTTTCTTAAatttttttcataaaatcaaatgaaaccaTTAACTTATTGAAGGCATTGACTTCTCCTCACCCAGCATGTCCAGCCTGGccttctctttctgctctcgGACCACGGCCAGTCGGGTCTTGTGCCGCTTGAACGTCACCACTTGAGCCTCCAGGAATGTCGTCTGCgtgctgacagctgacacaAGAAAACACGGCAACACCATGAACTGCACGACGACTAAACAAAGACACGATTGTGCTCAGCCTTTTCATTTACTCCTGGTCTGTTCAAGAATAGAGCGAGacgctgcagagctgagcaggCCGTGAGTCCTCCTCACCTTCCAGCAGAGCGGGTTTCAGGTTGGTCTCAGTGATGTCTTGTCTGCTGTGCATGTAAAtctgaagcagacagagaaagcatCTCACATGAGCCGCAGGaagaagatgctgcagatgaagCATTTTCACTTCATAGCTGCATGTTTTAAAACGTGCTTCATCTTAAGTTCAcgtttttctcattttacaaaatagaaatgtcaaaaaaccagaagagaaaatggaaatatttctgACTGACCAATCGGAGCGCCTCCTCCCAGACTGCACCAGTGATCAGAGCCAAGATGGCCTCCTCACAGTCCTGTTGGAAAGAGAGACGTGCAGACCTTCATCCTCAACAAGCAGCCACAGTCATGATTCTTAATGTATTTTGCTGCTCGTCGTCTTACTTTGGCGTACTGGtccaacagcagagcagcttcagagtACCGTCGCTGCTCAGTCAGCTTCTCTGTATGAGACACAGAAAGTATTTTAGGATGTACGTGACTGAGTGTTTTTATCTTTCAGTCCATCCACCTGTTGTCATGTTACCTGCCAGGTCTCTGGCCAGCAGAGCTAACTGGTCCGGAGGTAGCGGCATTTGCTGCGCCACACAGATGGCATTtctccagctggagctgccGGCGAACGCCTGCAGGGCGCTGGCTGGCTCTCCGCATCGCCATAGCAACAGGCCAGCCTGCTCCGCCTGCTGTTGCTCCACCAGGTGCTGGGCGTAAGCACAGCTCAGAGCCTAGAGTTCAAAGGTCAGAGCAGGGGTTCGCATGTTACCGTGGAGTTTATAGCAAACGAACAAGAGAGCCGACACATCTGGTATGATGTTAATGTTAAAGGATGAGGATCAGGTGGTTTTCTTCCATCTGCGCAGTCAGAGTTGAAAATCTGATctcagatctgctgttttttataGCTTCAGTACATTTAATGCAATCAGATCGTGTCGTTTTAAACACAAGCTGTCGAAAACGTATCGAAGCATCGATGCTTTTTATCTTAGTGTAACCAGATGAAGCAAAAtgactgatctgtgtgtgtgtgtgtgtgtgtgtgtgtgtgtgtgtgtgtgtgtgtgtgtgtgtgtgtgtgtaccttgtaGTGAACGCTGTCTGCTCCGTACAGCCTCAGAGCTTCACTGTACAGTTTCTGCTCCTTCACGAGCTGCAAAGCTTCAGGGAAATGTTCCTCTcctgaacacaaagcacagctgcagtTAGCTCACCATCAGCCTGAGTTCAGCTCAGAAACAGTTTGTCCAAACATCTACAACTGCTCCACAGATTAAAGCGCTTATTACTGCTTTTTCATTGTGATTACAGCcatattgattttctcatgATAGCCAGGAACGTCTCCTTTCATAGATCACAGCTTCCTAATGACTGTGATCTATAAGCCAATAATCTTGAGACACACGCGAACACGCTGAGACTGACCGCACTTGCTGAGGTGATGCAGAGCCTTCCTGTAGCGTTTCAGGTGCTTGTCGATGGTGTAGCGCTGGTAGTTTGGCTGCAGGCTCTTCAGCATGTTTAAGAAGGGAAGGTACTCTTTGGGGTCCTGTGGACAAAAAGAattcagcagccaatcacagcgtaGCTACAGAACGACGTTTACACAATGTCTCTGGATTTCCATTTTTATTGGTGCTTTCTAACATTCTTTAGGCGGGTCAAGTAAAACAAGATGATGAAGaggtttcctcctcctcctcctcctccgtctttGTACCTTCTGGGATTTCTCGGCCACCATGAGCACCAGATCGAAGTCGTACGTTCCCAGAGAGTGTTCGTACAGGTCGTTCACGttgacgaggaagaggaggtacTTCAGCGCCTCTTCAGCACTCACAGCACCGGGAGCTTCAGGAGGGTTCACTGGACAAAGACGCCGATGCAGCACACAATCAGGAACAgcgtatgcgtgtgtgtgtgtgtgtgtgtgtgtgtgtgtgtgtgtgtgtgtgtgtgtgtgtgtgtgtgtgtgtgtgtgtgtgtgtgtgtgtgtgctgaagcgCTCGTAGAAGGTCGTCCGTGTGCTCACCTCGAAGCTCGTGGACCTTCTGCAGAGCGATCTCCAACTCTGGAACTGTCTTCTTCACGTGAGCCGTCAGAATGGACAGAAGGAACCTGGACAGGAGACAAAATGACTGTTTCATGTCCCGCTAATGTCGGAACTGCTGATGAACTCACGGCACGTCCGTGGTCTAATCGCTGCAGAGACGCTCTTAAGTGCATTTCAGTGTCACTTACTTGTTCGGACTCATTGATTCCATGGTGTTCCGTAAAGCATCACAAACCACATCCACCTTCTTCTGCCCAGAAACAGGCTGGGTCTGGACCGGGCTGCCCTCCGGACGGGGGTACATGCTGCTGGTCGTATCCTCCTCCCTGAGAACCACAGACCAAACAGAGTGCGTGAGTAAAATCCCAGTAAAACCACAGGTGACTCCTTCTCAACTGGACATCTGCTGTGGCAGATCTGAAGAGTCTCACTTGAGCTCGGTGAGGAAGAGGTTGATGTGGTTGATGGAGTTCAGTTGTGTGACGAAGGTTTCTGTGTTCTCCAGGAAAACCTGTGGGAAGcgtcagaaacacacacggcGCCACTTTAATTCACATGCTACCTTTTCAGAATCTTTTTTAGAAAACTCCACGTCAAACCTTCTACGTACCTTTGGGTTGTGGTCATAAAGGAAGTTCAGGTTGATCCTCAGCTTCCTCATACACTCGAAGGCATCTCTGAACCTCAAACTGAACAAAGTAAACACAGCATGTTGTGGTTTTAACACTTTGGCTCTCTCTGCTTCCCGTCCATTAAGATCAGAGTTGGTCTGCGAGGCCTGTTAGTCACCGAGATTAAGACTAGATTCAGCAAAACAAGCAGGTAACATCACCTGTCCAACCACTTCCTGAGCTGAGCCAACAGCAGCGCCCGATGATGCACGGTCTCCAGGTTCCCACGAGGCATCTGGACTCAAACGCACCAAAATATATCAGagaacacacacctctgcatgAATCATAGAGAGTTCAGACGCTTTCAATCAtgtggtgcagtgtgtgtgtgtgtgtgcgtgtgtgtgtgcgtgtgtgtgtgttgaactgACCTGTAGAATCACTCTGGTGTCTTGTGGAACCACAGTGACGATCCTGGATCCTCTCTCCACCCTCCGCAGCGTCTCATCATTCTGAGCTCCATCTGAGGCCAAAGCCGCCTGCAGCCCtgtggggtcaaaggtcactcaACTCAGCTGTACCAGAAaatatcctctgtgtgtgtgtgtgtgtgtgtgtgtgtgtgtgtgtgtgtgtgtgtgtgtgtgtgtgtgtgtgtgtgtgtgtgtgtgtgtgtgcgtgtctccaTCCCACCTTTGACGCTGAGTGCGCTCAGCTGGAGGCAGCGGCAGGTGTGGGAGTGCgtggtgatgaggaggaagtCGTCGCAAACGGCGAAGGAGGAAATATTGGAGGCCAGCTGAGAACGAAGGAGACACACGTGAAcacatttcctgtttgctctTCCTCACGATGAACACACTGAGTCAGCTGGTAAAATAAAGATGGCCGCGTACTTCCGTGTCTCCAGCGTACAGGTGAGATCTGTCCGTCAGGCCGAGAAGACACTCCTGAGGACATAAAGGTGAAAATACACGCAGTTACGTCTGTGCACAAGATTTCATTCTCAATCAGTCGTGTAATTCTGAGTAAAAACGTTTCCACCTCCCCGCTGATGCTGCAGAGGGCCGTCTGAACGCAGGGAACGGGGAAGCTGATGCTGCATCCCCTGGAGTCTCGCCAACCGTCCACTGACGGCTCAGGACAGTCTGCACAGAATACAAAACAGCTTTTTGTCTCTAAACAAATGAATTTTACTACAGCGACGTTCTCCTCAGCTATGAAGGTAAGGTTCAATATTTGACATGAATATGGAAGAAAAAGCTCTTTCACATCGATCATAGTTTATTCAAAGACTCTGCCAGGAAGCTCTTTATCATTCTGCTCAAAGGTCTTTCAGCCAGAGGGATATCTCCTGTGCGCTTCTGAATGATCAAACGTCCAACAAAACTAGCAAAACACATAATTCAGCCGCAGAAGAAGAGTGTTGACGACTGACCCCAGAGCAGCTTCCTGATCTGTCCATCCTCCAGCTGCAGTGCCACGGTGCCGGTCTGGGAGCAGTGAACCATACTGACCACGACACCGTCCACCTCCATCTCAGAGCTGAATAAAGAAAGACACAGTGAGTTCTGTCCTACAGCGTGGCCTGAATGCAGGTCAGTTCATATGTCAACAGGACAACGACCTGACAGTGAGCGCGTCATCGCCGTCGCGAGCAGGGTGGAGCAtcagcagggtggaggaggtCGGCAGCAGACTGGAGCTCACACCCACGAACAGCTCGTCgtccagccacagcagctgcCGCAGGGCCAGAGGTTCCTGCTGGAGAAGCACCACTCTGCAGGAGCATCAGAGACAAACTGTTAGCATCATTAGCCTGCAAGCTTATCTCCAGCATACAGTCTGCCTGCAGCGCGGCAGGATGTCGGGTTACCTGAAGGTTTTCTGGAGGACAAGGGGACGAGACATCGCGCGGAACCCATTGGCTGTTTTGTCTGCCTGTTCTCCAGAATCTGGAGCTTCTTAAGACCCAGAACAAGTAGATACAAATCAGTGTTTATGTCAATTTATAACAAgacaaaatgctaaatgttagcatcaGCCCAGGCTTCATTTCTGTCCTTCTACCCAGGATCCTTTGCGTATTCAGGGTGTTTCCTGGAAGTCCAGAGCTCTCTAAAACACTGTAGAACCCACCTTGGTTGTAGACTGAAATCTGTCCGTCAGAAGTCAACGCTGCCAGTTGATTGGTCCTCTGAGGCCGGCAGAGGAAGGTCACCTGGTTGACTGGtgatttcagctgcagctcgaAGGAACACATGGGAGGAGGAACCACGCACTGCCTAAAGGTCGTCACCAGGATTTTATCTGAGGGGGTTAGATAGATGTTAACATCATGTTGGAATTGGCCGACTGTTCCCTGTCCTCTCGTCTCATTGGTTCTCACCTCCGTCAATCACGGCCACGCTGGCGTTGTCGGTGGCGTCCGGCCCGGGGCTCCTCTCAGTCGTCAAGCCCCAGTCATAGGTGATGCTGGTCCAGCCGCAGGTCACCACGTGGAGCCTTAAGGGCCGCTCAGGGTCCCAGAAGACACAGACCGGAGCCTTCTGAGGGTCTCTGCCGAAGTCCAGACTCTGCTTCAGATACCAGTGGTAGTTCCCCACCATCCACAGCTGGACTGCAGAGGAGACTTTCATTACTATTCTCTTATTTAACTCATCGTGTTCAATCATAATCATTAAGAACTTTGGCTGAACTTACTGTAAGTGTTGACTTTTTTGTCTTCTCCAGCAGTCATGTCCTCCAACCAAAGAGCCAGAACAGAGGAGTCGGTGTTCCACAGCAGATCCTTCACCTGAAACATCCATCAAAGTCTTTTTTGCTACTTTTCAAAACTAAAAATCTTTTGATATCTCTAAAATCGTATTTGAGTCAGCTTGAGCTGAGCGTACCTTGGCCTGGTCTTTGCTGAACGGGAGCGTGAAGTCTCCGTGCAGGAGTCCGTTCTTCTCCATGAAAACCACGCTGTGTTTGTTGGGGTGACGCTGAGTGCTCGCTATCAGGCTGCCCGAGGGCCTGAAACACCGAACATTTACCATGAAGCAACACTGCTGATATTCTCTCGGTCAGTTAAACACCAGCAGACAGACGACCGCTGctcattttaatgtaaataacTGTTTattcaggacagacagcaggcgGGCGGCTCTTACTTCCAGCAGAGCGCCTGCTCCAGCCCGTTGATGGGCTCACTGGTGGCCTGAAGGACGCCCTCTCTGTTGAAGACCCGGACCTTCCTGGCTTCGGTCTGAAGGCAGATGGCACTCACGGCAAACAGCTGACCGTCACCTCGCCACGTCACCCGTGGCCTGCGGTCGTCCCAGGCTGCAGCCGGCTGCACCTCCTGTGGGAGCAGGTGTTTGCATCGTTCAGGatattttcaaatcaaactcattttccttcattttcacagcttttgTTTCTGCCGTTGAACACCGACCTGgatcttcctctgtgctgcctgTTTCCCCTCTGAGCCGTGGAACTGAGTCTCCTTCTTTCCCCAACCCACCGTGATGAACTTCCCTGCAAAACACAGCATATGCAGCAACACAGGAGATCACCAAAAGATTTTAGGTCCGATAACTGTAAGTTTAAAATTATGACGTAGTTGTGATGTTTCACTGTAACAGCAAAATAATTCAGTGAGAACTGTCTGAACCTGGAAGGTCAGTGAACAAAAGTTTAAGAAAATGTGTATaaatattattatcattcaACCATATTCCAAATCTACATCCCATGAATCGTCTCGTGTCCCTCCGTGGGTCCCGACCCTCAGGTTGGGAACCATTAATCTAAACAGAGTCCATTTAAAGGCACCGTACCTTCACCGAAGTCGTCCTGGTGGATTCCGACCTCAGTGATTGGCTCAAAGTCTTTGGTCATCATGATGATCGTTTCCTGACCTGTGAGCACAAATTATTAAAGATTAAATCGTTTGTAACAGTttccaaaaaagacatttaatggTAACAACTTCACAAAGTTTAGATCAGTGGactgagtttgttttttggccTTTAGCATAATGATGATCTGTGTCTCTGAGCATTAAACTTAAGTTGGAagcttttcatttaaaacagtgagccaacattttcagaaataagacgtttttgacattttcataaCACACTGACCAGTCGAGAGAACGACAAGCTCTTCATCGGGACTCCAACTCATGGCGGTCAGGCCGCTGTCCACGCTGCCAACACACTCCAGCTGTGGAACGTGACCACACACATTACGCGAAGACCCTCACAGACACAATCAATCCCTTATCTTAAGCCAAGCTTTCCAACTGTGCCGCTAACCTGGCAGGTGTTGAGGTTGAAGAGGACGACGTCGCCGCCAGCTGTGGCCAAACACGCCGACTCGAGCTCAGCCAGGTCCTGAAGTCCAACCACGACTCCGCTGCCATCCTCAGGGAGGAAACCCTCAGCGGTCAATGAGGCTTCACTGAGcacctgcaggacagagaggaggacggcTGACGGTGAGTCACAACTTTCACTTCTACATGCTGGAACGTCTCCTCCAGGTACAGCACGTCATCAGCAGCTCACCTGGCCAGTTCTGGGGTCGTACTCAGTGATGGAGTAGTGAGAGGCGACCAGCAGCGAGCCGGTGTCAGCCCGCACAGCCAAACACTGCGGCGAGCCTGGGCCCTGCAGCTCCGAGCTCCGGAggctcttcagcagcttcaaGTTCCGCATTTTACCTCAAGACAGACGGAAAACACTCAGAGCCCGAGGCTGGACCCAAAGGCTGCAAAACACCTGAAACAGCACAAATTAAACACGTTCACTAAACCACTGATTAATGTACCTGCGCGATACATCAGCACAATATCAATGCTGTCATAAAACCCTACATTAAGAGTTAATTTCTCTACCTGCTTTCAATCATACATGTAAAAggttctgctctcctctgtttcatGTAACCCTGAACAAACACTGTTAGCTCATGTATGTTGTTTCTCTTCACCTATTATCGGACACAGCCTTGTTCAACACGTTCGTATTTTAAACCAACTTTTGGATGGCAACGCCCCGATTAAATTggcaaatacattaaaaaaaggtTCACTgttatatttctaattaatgCTACATAGTCGTTTAACTCTGGCACTTTGTCAAAACTTCAACTTCACCTTTTAGCCAGTTTCTTGAGCCTTGCCTCAGTGCACTTTACAAGGCATCAATCAGCGCATCAATCCGCCGAAACAGCTCACATGAACCGACAATAACGGTGTAGCTTTAAAAGCTGTCAGTGTAATTAAATAGTTTTAGCAGTTTTAGGGCCAAACCGATGGCTGTAAAGACAGACTAAGACTAAGTTTGGTACCGTGTCCGATAATGGAACTGTGTGTGTTAGCTTACCTTTAAACTAGAAGGAGCGACATATTTAGCGGCAATACTTAAATCaaccaaacagaaaatgaaagctttGAAACTTAAAGGAATCGAACTTCAACACCCACCGAGAAGAAACAGCTTGAAGAAACAAATCCTTTTAAACGTACAGCATCAACAACACAACATCATGCATGTGGCGCTGTCAGACTCACGACCTTTCACCCGTGACGGAGTTACACGAGGAAGCGGCGCTGTCGCCCCCTGGCGCCGTGGAGGGAACACACACCCATCAGAGTAAACAGACCCTCTGTCTGGaaaaatgacctgaaaataAACGTTATGTGCCAGAAAGGACACCTAACTTCACCAacgtcctttttttttttttttttttggctgtacTACAACTCTGGATAAGGTGTAAAGTTAGAAAAGAATTAGGACCCGAAGTATCTTGATCATGAGTTCAAACTTCTTGATTGCACCTCTTTCTGTGTCATCCCAAGAATTTTTAATTGTATTTCTACAAGATGTGGACAGCTGCCTGTACATCGTGCatgttgtttgattttcttcCCTGACACTGTCTTCTCTTTTTGTTCTCATCTATTATTCCTCATCTATACAATCCAAAATCTGTGTAAGacagaaacattcaaatatTGCCAGCTTTTATGCAAACGGTTTAGGGTAATGTATTGTGCTATATAGAGCTTTCTGACTGTGATTCATACgttgtatatatattttcaatcattattgatatatatatatatatatatatatatatatatatatatattttactcTCATTCTTATCTTTCTCTTAGGTGTATTTTTTGGTGTTGCTGCAATGCAGAATTTCCCCCTACTGTTGGTATTTAATCAAAACTCATACTAGTCTACTTATATTCTCTACAAATTACTCACTCCTTATTTATATTTCCGCgtgttactgttattttgataAGAATATCTGTTGCGCGGCTTTTACTCTGAAAACAACGCggaagttgttgttgttcttaagggcttttattttgtaaagcgTTCACCCTTTACGTCATGTTGGTCTGTTGTCGTCGCGAGTTTGACAGGCTACTGAGTGACAACAGGTGAACGGCAGTTCAGCGCCAGAGACGCAGAGCACGAGACGTCACAGCGGGTGTAAACACACGAGGAGAGGGCGGCAACGGGGAGGTAAACGTTTTAGCACATTTCTTCTtaattttctgctttctctATGCAAACACGCGGCAGCAGAAACACCGCGTGAACCCTCAACCTTAAACCAAACGAGGCTTTTTTATGCGCTCTGCGGCGGTTTGCTGCCAACGAGGTTTAAAATCCTGCGACAGATATGTCCACCGAGTGATACAGGTGACAGCGTGAGCGCAGAAAATGCttgaaaacatcaaaattcaGCGTATCGCATTCACTGGTTTCCAGCCCGTGTCCTCTCTGTCACCATGTGATCAGAACAGGTAGATGCTCTTTTATGTCCTGGCACCTTAAACGATAACCCTGTGCTGTTAGCTCCCTTAAGGCTAAATGAAAGCAGCCACAGGTGGACAGCTTACCTGTCATCCACACCGGAGCATAAAAATGACATTCCTCTTATATTCCCACCTGTTGCACGTGGAGCTGAGCTTGTTATGGATTATATGTGCACGTATGTCACATGAACTTAAACGTGAGTGTGTGTCGGATTTGTAATTATAAATAAGTTCATATTTTGAAAACTGGAAACACTCCTGAAATCCTTTTTAATACGTAGTCTGTTATCTGTATACCGCCTTACCTGTGAAATCAGTGTGCAGGCCCATAACACCTGTCAGGTGAAGTCACTAAATGAATGTACGGCTGTCAGgtttttcctctgtgctttAACGTCTCTAAAATTGGGGTAAAGTGGCAGACGTTGTGCTCCCTGCAGCACACGGTGGAATAAACTCACCCAGCTcgtgtgaaaataaaacaagtaaGACATCATAAATGTACCCACTGGTTCAGACCGGAGAGGGCAAAGTGAAGGTGTGTTCGCACCTTtaatctgctgtcagtcagcgtCATGCTGAGATGACTCTTCAGTCACTGTGGCGAATGCGGCAGCGGCCTGAAGATGTGGTGTTGACTAAACAGACAGGACGTGATCATTGTCTCCATCGCCGCTGTGTCATCTCTCAGCAGGAAGACCTTCACATGAAGCTTGCAGTTCAGGAAATGTCAACACTGCACTGATGCAGTGGAGTGTCCTGTTATCTTGTAGATGGTATCACACGTCTGATATCAAAGGCTGTTGTATAATAATTCCCTTTCAGCATGCAGCCAAAGCCAAGCTGTGTCTTTATGTGCGAGCCACATGTACGTGAGCCAAGACCCGGACCAACCCTGCAATTAGTGTGAGCGCAGTTCTGCATTTAGCCTTCGTCCTGAGTCACGGCTCCTCACCTCCTTCTTTATTGCTGTGTTGACCTTCCCGCTGCGGTCATGACATCACGCCAACTCACGCACTCTCCCGTTGAAAAGGTGACACCATGTGTGCTAAGAAAGATTTGTTCAAGTGCACTCGTTATGGAAAAGTGAAGTCCTGTCAGCCTGAATCACTAATTATGGTGCAGTCcctggttttttgtttttaaggagCTTTCACTGCAGAGACAGTAAACACAACTTAAGATCTCCACCAAGGACGTTCGGCTTTTGGTGCTGTTGGTTCGCAGgataagctaagataagctaagctaagataagatatGCAGGATACCTTAAAAGCATGACGGCAGACTTCATGAAAGTTAAGCTCACGGGTCAAAGAGCGAGTTTCATTTTGGGTGCAAATCCAGGATTttctttaaagcattttttgggcattttctgcctttattgATACCATAGATGGGGCGTTTCTGACAGCTTTCTACGTAAATGCAGATCAGAATAGACAGAAagttaaagaaagaaacattaCCTGTTGTTCAGCTGGTATTTGGGACTGGTGTCCATGTCTGAATGCTTAATAAAATAGCTTATAGTGCTTTTTAAAACATAAACAGGAAATTCTGATGTAAATCTCTTCGATTTGTTTGCCGCAGGACTGAACAGGTGTGTGTAATGACGGCTCTTCGTCATGACATTATTACAGGATGTCTGTTTAAAAAAGGGCTGATAACAAAACGTATGTCTCTCTaggaataaaacatttttgtctTGGAAAAGCAGGTTTTGGCTCTGAGAAGCACTCTCCTCTCATACGTCACTGCGAGTTGGATGAACTCCTGAAGTTTCTCATCATTTATCAGaagctttatttttctgcagcacGCCTGAAGCTGTCGTCGGATCAAATGAGTCAGCTGGTGAAAGAATCCCGTCCTGCAGCATTCCCGCCCGACGTGCCGATCTGATGAACCAGATTAGCTGCTGCGTTCCTGCCTCCGTCATTCCAGACCGCCGTGAATTCATTCATTGTCTCCGGGCTCACGCGAACATCTTGTTCTCATTGTACTCGTCAGGCGGCCAGTCGAGCCTGCGTTCAGGTCACTGGTCCGTCGAGTCGTTTAAAGGCGAGGGAATGTTTGtattggaaaacaaaaaaacagaatattccTCCATCAGTCATCCCAGGAGACTTAAAGACAAAGATGGCCGAGGTAAAGGTGACAGATTTCATCCTGCCTGTCAGGGTTAAATCTCCAGCCTGAAACTGTATGAAACCACTGAAACGCTGACACCTTGAAAGttaagct from Chaetodon trifascialis isolate fChaTrf1 chromosome 5, fChaTrf1.hap1, whole genome shotgun sequence includes:
- the elp1 gene encoding elongator complex protein 1, translated to MRNLKLLKSLRSSELQGPGSPQCLAVRADTGSLLVASHYSITEYDPRTGQVLSEASLTAEGFLPEDGSGVVVGLQDLAELESACLATAGGDVVLFNLNTCQLECVGSVDSGLTAMSWSPDEELVVLSTGQETIIMMTKDFEPITEVGIHQDDFGEGKFITVGWGKKETQFHGSEGKQAAQRKIQEVQPAAAWDDRRPRVTWRGDGQLFAVSAICLQTEARKVRVFNREGVLQATSEPINGLEQALCWKPSGSLIASTQRHPNKHSVVFMEKNGLLHGDFTLPFSKDQAKVKDLLWNTDSSVLALWLEDMTAGEDKKVNTYIQLWMVGNYHWYLKQSLDFGRDPQKAPVCVFWDPERPLRLHVVTCGWTSITYDWGLTTERSPGPDATDNASVAVIDGDKILVTTFRQCVVPPPMCSFELQLKSPVNQVTFLCRPQRTNQLAALTSDGQISVYNQEAPDSGEQADKTANGFRAMSRPLVLQKTFRVVLLQQEPLALRQLLWLDDELFVGVSSSLLPTSSTLLMLHPARDGDDALTVSSEMEVDGVVVSMVHCSQTGTVALQLEDGQIRKLLWDCPEPSVDGWRDSRGCSISFPVPCVQTALCSISGEECLLGLTDRSHLYAGDTELASNISSFAVCDDFLLITTHSHTCRCLQLSALSVKGLQAALASDGAQNDETLRRVERGSRIVTVVPQDTRVILQMPRGNLETVHHRALLLAQLRKWLDSLRFRDAFECMRKLRINLNFLYDHNPKVFLENTETFVTQLNSINHINLFLTELKEEDTTSSMYPRPEGSPVQTQPVSGQKKVDVVCDALRNTMESMSPNKFLLSILTAHVKKTVPELEIALQKVHELRVNPPEAPGAVSAEEALKYLLFLVNVNDLYEHSLGTYDFDLVLMVAEKSQKDPKEYLPFLNMLKSLQPNYQRYTIDKHLKRYRKALHHLSKCGEEHFPEALQLVKEQKLYSEALRLYGADSVHYKALSCAYAQHLVEQQQAEQAGLLLWRCGEPASALQAFAGSSSWRNAICVAQQMPLPPDQLALLARDLAEKLTEQRRYSEAALLLDQYAKDCEEAILALITGAVWEEALRLIYMHSRQDITETNLKPALLEAVSTQTTFLEAQVVTFKRHKTRLAVVREQKEKARLDMLDEDGPDCPDAELYSEASSVMTGSKYSHSNSRISSRSSKNRRKAERKKLSLKEGSPMEDRALMHALGEIMTTVDKMREEVHSLLKALVLFQFDKQAEKLQLAYEEALQLLEAAAPEVWPEGLQNNQAPLTGPNSTANSITASFQQQQRPTASQQAADVPTPPKMRNAIKWKLTVLT